TTAGCATTAACAAAATTACTGGCGGGCTTCCTATGTGTTGGCGAAACATGACATCTATTCGGGTTCTATTTCTTGAAGACAATGAATTCACAGATAATGTCGCCTCATCTCCCCTCACTAGTCTTACCTCACTCGAATTGCTTTCCATTTCGGGTAATTATTTTGATATCCCCTTGTCACTCGGCCCACTTGCAAACTATTCAAGACTTAAGGTCCTCTTGCTTGATGACAATAAACCAACAATTGATTCCAAAGTTGCGTCTTTGATCCCAAGGTTCCAATTGAAGGTTTTTAGTATGTCAAATAGTCTATTGAAAGGCTTCAAAGTGACTTCTCTTGgctttctcaatcatcaatatGACCTGAGAACCATTGATCTCTCCTCGAATGACATTTTGGGTCCTTTTCCAGCTTGGTTGTTGGAAAACAACACTAAGTTGGAAAAGCTTTTTATGGCAAATAACTTATTTGCGACACTTGAGGTTCCACTGATGACCCTTCATAATCTTTTGATGATGGACATATCCAACAACGGCATGAGAGGAGAGCTCACGACCGAATTTTGTTTAAATGTCCCAAATATGTACCACCTTAATCTATCAACCAACAGATTGGAAGGGAATATTCCATATGAATTGGCTAGTATAAAATCCCTATTTTTCTTGGACCTTTCTCACAACAATTTCTCCAAGGGACTACCTATCCAGTTACTAGATAACAGCTCATCATTGTATAACCTCAACGTAGCATATAACAACTTGCAAGGAGAAATTGTGTTTTCCAATGACACCATGAACCTAAATTTCCTATGTCTACAGTTAGAGCACAACATGTTCACTGgagatctctcttttctttcatcactCTTAAATTTGTTGTTATTGGATGGTAGCAACAACTTTTTCATTGGCAAGCTTCCCAGATTGATTGCGAACACATCATTGCTTGTGTTTCTTGACTTGTCCCAAAATCAGTTAAATGGCCTCATCCCTCAAGAACTCTTTAATCTTACTCAGCTCAAGTATTTGGCTTTGTCTGACAACAATCTCTCCGGTTTATTAGCATCATCTTTCATAGCACCCGCGTTGAGTCACATCCATTTGAATGGGAACAAGTTGAATGGTTCAATCATGCATGTGCTCTTTAATAGCTCCAATTTGGTGACCTtggatttgagtgaaaatgagttCTTTGGAAGCATACCCTATTGGCTAGGTACCCTCTCTCAATTAAGCATTCTTTCACTGAGAGGTAATAGCTTCTACGGAACATTTCCCGAGCAATTGTGCAGATTGAAAAGCTTAAGTATGATCGATCTTTCTGAAAACAATATGTTTGGTCCATTACCTAGTTGCTTGGGACCCATGAATTTCTCCTCTGGAGGATATGCCAATAAGGTAACTTCACTACCGCTAGGGTTTTTCGGAGGTGGAGTTGAAGAATTGTCACCTTGGTCTTATGTGAGGTCAATTAGAAGCCACACCGAGTTCTACCACTATAAATCACTGGTAGAACAAGAATGGCAAGTTCTACATATTGTTGGGTTCACAACAAAAAGAAGGTTTGATGCTTATAAAGGCTATGCACTCCTTAACATGGTAGGACTAGATTTTTCTTGCAACCATTTCAGTGGGGAGATCCCACTAGATATTGCAATCTCACAGGACATGCTTGTGCTGAATTTGTCGCACAACAAGCTTACAGGACACATACCGATGTCATTGTCGAACCTCACAAAGATAGAAAGCATTGACCTTTCCTACAACAACTTAATTGGTTCTATCCCTGAAGAGCTTACTCAGTTGAATTTTCTGGGAGTCTTCAATGTGTCTTACAACGACTTGTCAGGAGCCATACCAAACAAAAATCAGTTTGGGTCATTCGATGAAAGCAGTTACTACGGAAACCATCTTTTGTGTGGACTACCATTGAGTAATGACTGTTCAACAACTATTAACATTAATTGCTCGGCAACAAAATCATGCAGGAAAGCTAAAGAAGATGGTTTCATAGATGGAGAGACATTTTATATCAGCTTCGGAGTGTCATACATGACGGTTTTACTAGTAATTCCGGTTGTTCTGTTCATCAACCCCCAATGGCGGCAGGGATGGTTTCATTATGTGGAACTGGTTATCACCACATGTAAGAGCTTGTTCATCACATGCTACTATTTCGTGCAGgatggtttttgaaaattgtctAGTGGTTGAACAATTTAGGTTCTCTCATTCTGCATTTCCGAGTAATGGCAagattgggtttttttttttttttttttcctgttattTGTTATTGTCATTGATTAGCATTACGTTAATGTAAGTTTTCACCTTCACAACTGAATAAGGTCTTGTTCTAGTTTCCTTGAAGACAATATATGGCGTGATCCTTCGCTCTTTCGAGAAGGTGGTTTTTATGTAGTTGCTAGCTCATCTCTTAGGTGATCATACTACTAGTGATAATAAATGATACTAGAAAAACACAGCTGTCTCTTCTCACCTTTGTTATTTTTGCCATAGCACATTTACTTTCATTTCCgaatgaaaattttcatctcTGTATATCACTTTGTCCATTTGGAAATCATTTGAGACATAAAACTCCTCTTGCTTGACAATATAACATGAAGGACTACATGTTCATCAGAGTCATAGGTTAATGGCTCATCTGCAATTTGGTTAGGACATCGATTTCTAACATTAATGAAGGTTCACTTATGCTCGAGTGTCTCATGGGATAGTTAAATTCACAATCAAACTTGCATTTTCATGACTACTTTTGCTATCCTATCTGCGCAGAATGACATTCTAACATTATGCTAGGAGCTTAGCTCTAGAGGAGAGATCGTGATAAAGCTACACATCATATAACATCGACCTTATAGATTACCTGAAATATGTAGAAGCAagtttaacatgcaaaagagaattattatatcaaataacatATAAGTAAGATATCATGCCCttgttttcacaaaaaaaaaaaaaaaaaaaaaagaggaaaaaaatttagagaaccTTGGAAAAACCATCCCCACTTTTGAGAATGCACAATATGGATTTTGAGAGAAAGACCCCAGTTAAAAAGACAAACAAACCCTTAgacccaaagaaaaagagagaaacaaccCCCCAGCCCCACCACATTTTTCTCCCTCATCCCTCTATCTTCCACCACACCGATGTTAACTGTTAGAGCTTGAACGTTGCACTCAAGGCCATGGCCACAAGCTCAAGGGCAGCACGAATGCCTGTGGCCTTTCACCTTAAAAGTCACGCGATCTACTGACATGGAGAGTAAGCCAAATCGCCAAAGTAGGTAGCTAAATTGCAACCAAATTGCCAACAAAAAATACAATCCCTCGTTCACCTTCTTGAAACAATCTCTCTTCCCTCGTTCACCTTCTTGAAACAATCTCTCTTTCACACTGAATCTTCCGTTGCACATCTAGTCTACGAGACTAATGCAAATAGGAGAGCAAACCAAATTAAAAGTGTAATTTGCTTCCATGAGAACTCGAATCAAAATTCGGATGCGTCGAAAGCCAGAAGCTCCGGGCGAGGTAGGGGTTCCGGTTCTAAAAGCTTGCCGTGAAGTTCGAGATCGAATGCCGTCGGATACCAGTATCCATCTCTCGACCTTCAGGTAAAGTCTATTTGGTTTTTAGGATCCATGTTCAGGTTGCAATAATTTGAAGGTTGTCGGCTTTCGTTTGGAATCTTATGCTGATAGTTGCCCTCCTGGGTGTGAAAAGTTCATGAGCCATTGAAATTAGTTATTACTGTCTCTTGGATTTCATACCCGTTCAGTTTTTTAAACGGAGACTCAATCAAGCTGAAGCCTTGAACCTAATAGAAAGTAATTTTAGGAGTTGTTCTTAGTTAATATCGTGAGGCTTAGATTATGGTTTTCGTCTTTGTAGCTTTCTTGATTTGAGAAGACTTCTTGTGGATCAGCTGATCTCAGTCTCTCACTTGTGTTGATCTGGGTTAGTTAAATTCTTTTACAGGATGGTTTGCATCCAGTATCGACGTTTGGAGATacaaatggagaaaataaaatggaattttctcaGCCTTTCATTCTGTGTGGTTCGAAGGACAGCCAAATTGTTGCTTATGTAGATGAAGGGCCATCTTTAGTGGATCAAGCAAATATcatgttgggatataatacgcggaaatgacaaatcttacaatttacgtcaacacaaaaatcatcaaagaaataaacgagaaaaataaggacaccagaaatttacgtggttcggtccgagtatcggtacctacattCACGGGAGAGCCAAGAAGAAATAATGCTAATAAGCCACTAAAATCGAAGAATCAGAGTTTATAATCGCTCAATCGCTCAAGTGGATCCCACACCTGCATTTAACCAAAAAcctaatatatttataaataaacaattcactTAGGAATAAACTCACGGCATAAAGTTACCATGCTTCAAGCTCAAAACACAACGCTCTACGTACACTTCATTTGTGTACTTACGAAATCGCGtatctcttcaagcttctcgTGGAGGACTCGCAGCTTCGTTGATCGTCGGACGTGCGGCTACGTAGGGTTTTTTTCGGCAATCCAACACGCACACGAAAAGAACGATTCTGTTCTTATATATATGTGTCCAGGTCAAGGCCCACCACGTCAAGGGCCACTCCGTTTTGCTTCTTACGTGTGCggactcttctttccttttacaTGCACAGGCTTCGGCGACTCTGCAGCAACTTCACGCCAAGGAGAAAATTCCTAAATCATTATTATAGGTGTGCCCAGAGTCAAAGCCACGTTCGGATTCCCCTTTACAATAAGAATTCATAACTGCTgcgaagaagagaaaaacttcattttccctttattttctctttttgtaatTCCTTCACGAGTCGAGCAAATTTCCTCATCCAATTTAAACTCGAGATATTGATTTAACATATCAGTTATGAGTATCATTCAGATTTTGTTCTTGGTGATAGCTCACACAGAGGATTGGGTTATTGTAATGAATACGATGCAGCTCCAATGGGAATCAAAGCATCATCAGGGAAAATGCAAAATCAAGAAGAGTCACAGAGTGGCATGTCATCGCCTGAGCAGGAAGTGGATTATCGTGAGAGCTTTGACTCTGGAGCAGTTGAAAAGGGTCTCAGCTTTTGTCAAAGGATACATCCGCGAAGAAAATTCTGGGTTTGTATCAATTGGGGGATTGAAAATATATACGGAAGATATATCCAATGAGGAAGATGTTGAGGATGATGTTGCGGCATATGGTGATGAGGAAGACTCAGAATCGGAGTCGGCTGAGCAGGATGGAGCGGCAGATTCTTTTGAAAGTGATGACTCGAGGACATGTCTGATAGTGATTCAGATGTTGATGATGAAATTGCTCGAGATTATTTGGAAGGAATCGGTGGGAGCGATTCTCCTTTAGATGCAAAAAAATTGTTACAGCAGGTTTCTTCTTCGTCAGATGATGCAGACGATTCTTATAGTAGTGATTTGGATGAAACGATGAAAAAATTGGGTGGAATTGCTCTCCAGGATGCTTCCACGGAGTATGGTATGCAGAGGAAGCATCAATCAAAACATCAAGGTCTTGGGAATGTGAGAGATAATTGGTCATCAGCTGTGGATGATTTTATCTTGGTAAAGATGTGAGGACTCTTTCAGCCAAGAAGAATCGTGGTACAAGAGTGCCTCAATCTCAGTCATTGGGGTCTCAGAAGAGTACAAGATCGAGAAGATTTCCTGGTAAACTTTGTATATGCATTAATCTAACttactctctctccctccctgcCCCGCCCCGTCCTGCGGGG
This genomic stretch from Eucalyptus grandis isolate ANBG69807.140 chromosome 3, ASM1654582v1, whole genome shotgun sequence harbors:
- the LOC108956766 gene encoding receptor-like protein 9b, whose translation is MKKKALWVLVVVLGIACLCGSHGCREQERVALLALNATLDLQYRVDVGGSYFNCCSWEGVECNPTTGRVTQLMLSHSRYYRFGSKTWYLNASLLLPFEELKSLSLSDNYLGGWIAPEEPNLLSSRLSKLEVLDVSHNSLGHSILSVLNTIPSLRHVLLHDNNLSGTLHVNGDFSNLMELDIRHNAVDAMVIVEGGFSNLKELDMSDNPIDVAAIAKGLCNLIKLEELDLSINKITGGLPMCWRNMTSIRVLFLEDNEFTDNVASSPLTSLTSLELLSISGNYFDIPLSLGPLANYSRLKVLLLDDNKPTIDSKVASLIPRFQLKVFSMSNSLLKGFKVTSLGFLNHQYDLRTIDLSSNDILGPFPAWLLENNTKLEKLFMANNLFATLEVPLMTLHNLLMMDISNNGMRGELTTEFCLNVPNMYHLNLSTNRLEGNIPYELASIKSLFFLDLSHNNFSKGLPIQLLDNSSSLYNLNVAYNNLQGEIVFSNDTMNLNFLCLQLEHNMFTGDLSFLSSLLNLLLLDGSNNFFIGKLPRLIANTSLLVFLDLSQNQLNGLIPQELFNLTQLKYLALSDNNLSGLLASSFIAPALSHIHLNGNKLNGSIMHVLFNSSNLVTLDLSENEFFGSIPYWLGTLSQLSILSLRGNSFYGTFPEQLCRLKSLSMIDLSENNMFGPLPSCLGPMNFSSGGYANKVTSLPLGFFGGGVEELSPWSYVRSIRSHTEFYHYKSLVEQEWQVLHIVGFTTKRRFDAYKGYALLNMVGLDFSCNHFSGEIPLDIAISQDMLVLNLSHNKLTGHIPMSLSNLTKIESIDLSYNNLIGSIPEELTQLNFLGVFNVSYNDLSGAIPNKNQFGSFDESSYYGNHLLCGLPLSNDCSTTININCSATKSCRKAKEDGFIDGETFYISFGVSYMTVLLVIPVVLFINPQWRQGWFHYVELVITTCKSLFITCYYFVQDGF